The Natronomonas salsuginis genome includes a region encoding these proteins:
- a CDS encoding MGMT family protein: MNAQPDAGIYARRSPYLERYVQIGGASGRVLSVSFPETPEDDAGDDHPLLDRIEAYLEGEPEDFDDVDVAMTMATNHREVLESVRTIPYGESVTVRALAGMVPGLDPESEDDGILVRTALDENPTPLIVPDHRISDGPSAAPPPVEQRLRSLEGL; encoded by the coding sequence ATGAACGCACAGCCGGATGCAGGTATCTACGCCAGACGATCGCCGTATCTGGAGCGTTACGTCCAGATCGGCGGCGCGAGCGGGCGGGTGCTCTCGGTGTCGTTCCCGGAGACGCCCGAGGACGACGCCGGAGACGACCACCCGCTGTTGGATCGGATCGAGGCGTACCTCGAGGGCGAGCCCGAGGACTTCGACGACGTGGACGTTGCGATGACGATGGCGACCAACCACCGGGAGGTCTTGGAGTCGGTCCGGACGATCCCCTACGGCGAGAGCGTGACGGTACGCGCGCTCGCGGGGATGGTTCCCGGGCTCGACCCCGAATCGGAGGACGACGGCATCCTCGTTCGGACCGCGCTCGACGAGAACCCGACCCCGCTCATCGTCCCGGATCACCGGATCTCGGACGGACCGAGCGCCGCGCCGCCGCCGGTCGAACAGCGGCTCCGGTCACTCGAAGGGCTCTAG
- the hemL gene encoding glutamate-1-semialdehyde 2,1-aminomutase — MNHEASRSLYDRALSVMPGGVNSSVRAAPQPYPIFVDRGDGGHVIDADGNRYVDWIQGLGPLLLGHDMPEGLQAAVQSRAAEGPMYGMPTEIEVEHAEFVCRHVPSVEMIRFVNSGTEATVSACRLARAITGRNKILIMQGGYHGAQETTLVSGDADDPKPSSAGVPQAFADHTVPVPFNDPAAAEAAFETHGDDIAAVLVEPIQANMGIVYPEDGYHDELRSLCDEYGSLLIFDEVITGFRVGGLQCAQGKFDIDPDLTTFGKIIGGGFPVGAIGGKTEYVEQFSPAGDVFQAGTFSGHPVTMAAGLETLRFCAENDVYDHVNGLGRRLREGLSDIVADHAPEYTVVGSDSLFKLVFTRADGAPQDECCANGCRQDHACSRYDACPKRGTDVRRAETDRYARLFRPAMREQGILVSQNQFEANFVAYGHTESDVEETLEAYKEAL; from the coding sequence ATGAACCACGAAGCCTCGCGGTCGCTGTACGATCGGGCGCTGTCGGTCATGCCCGGCGGCGTCAACTCCTCGGTCCGCGCCGCGCCGCAGCCGTATCCGATCTTCGTCGACCGCGGCGACGGCGGCCACGTGATCGACGCCGACGGCAACCGGTACGTCGATTGGATACAGGGGCTCGGCCCGCTCCTCTTGGGTCACGACATGCCCGAGGGGCTGCAGGCCGCGGTCCAATCGCGGGCCGCCGAGGGACCGATGTACGGCATGCCGACCGAAATCGAGGTCGAACACGCGGAGTTCGTCTGCCGGCACGTCCCGAGCGTCGAGATGATCCGCTTCGTCAACAGTGGGACCGAAGCGACGGTGTCGGCCTGCCGCCTCGCGCGCGCGATCACGGGGCGAAACAAGATCCTCATCATGCAGGGCGGCTACCACGGCGCACAGGAGACGACGCTCGTGTCGGGCGACGCCGACGATCCCAAGCCATCGAGCGCCGGCGTTCCGCAGGCGTTCGCCGACCACACGGTTCCGGTGCCGTTCAACGACCCCGCCGCTGCGGAGGCCGCTTTCGAGACGCACGGCGACGATATCGCGGCGGTGCTCGTCGAGCCGATTCAGGCGAACATGGGGATCGTCTACCCCGAGGACGGCTACCACGACGAGCTCCGGAGCCTCTGTGACGAGTACGGCTCGCTGTTGATCTTCGACGAGGTCATCACCGGCTTCCGCGTCGGCGGCCTCCAGTGTGCGCAGGGGAAGTTCGATATCGATCCGGACCTCACGACGTTCGGGAAGATCATCGGCGGCGGCTTCCCGGTGGGCGCGATCGGCGGCAAGACCGAGTACGTCGAGCAGTTCTCGCCCGCGGGCGACGTGTTTCAGGCCGGGACGTTCTCGGGACACCCGGTGACGATGGCCGCCGGCCTCGAAACGCTGCGATTCTGTGCGGAGAACGACGTGTACGATCACGTCAACGGGCTGGGTCGACGGCTCCGCGAGGGGCTCTCCGACATCGTCGCCGACCACGCTCCGGAGTACACCGTCGTCGGCTCGGACTCGCTGTTCAAACTCGTCTTCACCCGCGCCGACGGCGCACCGCAGGACGAGTGCTGTGCGAACGGCTGCCGGCAGGATCACGCGTGTAGCCGGTACGACGCCTGCCCGAAGCGAGGGACCGACGTGCGCCGCGCCGAAACCGACCGGTACGCCCGGCTGTTCCGGCCGGCGATGCGTGAACAGGGAATCCTCGTCTCGCAGAATCAGTTCGAAGCGAACTTCGTCGCCTACGGCCACACCGAATCTGACGTCGAGGAGACGCTCGAAGCGTACAAAGAGGCGCTGTAG
- the hemB gene encoding porphobilinogen synthase: MEPRDRPRRLRTDGVRPLLSETTLSPTDLVTPIFVDATTDERVEIDSMPGHERVPVDESADWVLEVMETGVEAVMMFGIPESKDEMGTRAWAEDGVVQRAVREISAETDAYVITDLCLCEYTDHGHCGVLEDGAETDPNLTVDNDATLELLDRIAVSHAEAGADMIAPSGMMDGMIGTIRAALDRAGFENLPIMSYAAKYESAFYGPFRDAADGAPAFGDRRHYQMDPANAREARREIALDVEQGADVLMVKPALPYLDILADLRREYDHPVAAYNVSGEYAMLHAAADRGWLSLEEVAHESLLSIKRAGADLIVTYFAEDIAELL, translated from the coding sequence ATGGAACCACGCGATCGTCCCCGGCGGCTCCGGACGGACGGCGTTCGGCCGCTTCTCAGCGAAACCACGCTGTCGCCGACGGATCTTGTCACCCCGATCTTCGTCGACGCGACGACCGACGAACGGGTCGAGATCGACTCGATGCCCGGCCACGAGCGCGTTCCGGTCGACGAGAGCGCCGACTGGGTGCTCGAAGTCATGGAGACGGGCGTCGAGGCCGTCATGATGTTCGGTATCCCCGAGTCGAAAGACGAGATGGGGACGCGCGCGTGGGCTGAAGACGGCGTCGTCCAGCGCGCCGTCCGCGAGATATCCGCCGAGACGGACGCCTACGTCATCACCGACCTCTGTCTCTGCGAGTACACGGACCACGGCCACTGCGGCGTCCTCGAGGACGGGGCCGAAACCGATCCGAACCTGACCGTCGACAACGACGCGACCCTGGAGCTGCTCGATCGGATCGCGGTCTCGCACGCCGAGGCCGGCGCGGACATGATCGCCCCCTCGGGAATGATGGACGGGATGATCGGGACGATCCGGGCAGCGCTCGACCGGGCGGGCTTCGAGAACCTGCCGATCATGTCTTACGCCGCGAAGTACGAGTCCGCGTTTTACGGGCCGTTTCGCGACGCCGCCGACGGCGCGCCGGCGTTCGGCGACCGCCGCCACTACCAGATGGACCCCGCGAACGCGCGCGAGGCGCGACGCGAGATCGCCCTCGACGTCGAGCAGGGCGCGGACGTACTGATGGTCAAGCCCGCGCTGCCGTATCTCGATATCCTCGCCGATCTCCGCCGCGAGTACGACCACCCCGTGGCCGCCTACAACGTCTCCGGGGAGTACGCCATGCTGCACGCCGCCGCCGACCGGGGCTGGCTCTCCCTCGAGGAGGTCGCCCACGAGTCGCTGCTGTCGATCAAGCGGGCCGGCGCGGATCTGATCGTCACGTACTTCGCCGAAGACATCGCCGAGCTCCTGTAG
- a CDS encoding phage tail protein, with protein sequence MVRFAVNTHRRAPYKRFNFSVQWDGRPVPGITRVSGLRRTTEPVADRSGGGSNASETSPGLTSHDPIVLERGRTQDRSFEEWANKVHSVGAHGKVSLKDYKKNVIIALENEAGQQVMAFDVYGCWPSEYTALGDLDAAASGTVTESITLQHDGWERDDEVTEPEEPSFEKE encoded by the coding sequence ATGGTACGATTCGCCGTGAACACGCACAGACGTGCCCCGTACAAGCGATTCAATTTCAGCGTCCAGTGGGACGGCCGACCGGTCCCGGGGATCACGCGGGTGAGCGGACTCCGACGGACGACGGAACCGGTCGCCGACCGAAGCGGCGGCGGGTCGAACGCCTCCGAGACGAGTCCGGGGCTGACGAGCCACGACCCGATCGTGCTCGAACGCGGACGGACTCAGGATCGATCCTTCGAGGAGTGGGCGAACAAGGTCCACAGCGTGGGCGCGCACGGGAAGGTCTCGCTCAAAGACTACAAGAAGAACGTCATCATCGCCCTGGAGAACGAGGCCGGACAGCAGGTGATGGCGTTCGACGTGTACGGCTGTTGGCCGTCGGAGTACACCGCGCTGGGCGATCTCGACGCGGCGGCGTCGGGAACCGTCACCGAATCGATCACGCTCCAACACGACGGTTGGGAGCGCGACGACGAGGTCACCGAACCCGAGGAGCCGTCGTTCGAAAAGGAGTGA
- a CDS encoding glutaredoxin family protein has product MANITLYELPGCPYCAKVVDKLNELGLEYDSIEVPRAHGERTEVENVSGQTGVPVIVDEEHGVDGMAESDDIVAYLGETYGA; this is encoded by the coding sequence ATGGCGAACATTACCTTGTACGAACTGCCCGGCTGTCCGTACTGTGCGAAGGTCGTCGACAAGCTGAACGAACTCGGTCTGGAGTACGATAGCATCGAAGTCCCGCGAGCGCACGGCGAGCGGACCGAAGTCGAGAACGTGAGCGGTCAGACCGGCGTCCCGGTCATCGTCGACGAGGAACACGGCGTTGACGGGATGGCCGAGTCCGACGACATCGTCGCCTATCTCGGCGAGACGTACGGGGCCTGA
- a CDS encoding acetyl-CoA hydrolase/transferase C-terminal domain-containing protein, whose protein sequence is MTTEERFHGDVPIRTAEEAAELVPEDAVVATSGFGSVGYPKAVPEAIAAAGERRGLTILTGGSVGEEIDTALVESGDLVRRFPYLGTPAVREAANDGRVAFHDRHVSQLGDEVRFGGAVDGVDVAIVEAVAVGEDWFIPSPSIGATVSYVAAADELIVEVNRKQPLDLERLHDIYLPGAPPDREPIPLSEPGGRIGDPKVRFDPDDLVAVVETDRRDSTYDFREPTEVDLAIGANFGEWLEAEAETNPTMTESIRLQFGVGAMGNALMRALGDLDVDRELVYFGEVIQDGLLDLIDEGTLRTASATTLALTRDGQDQLFSSMDSYADSVVLRPVCVSNAPELIGRFGVVAVNSALEVDIYGHANSTHVNGTRVLNGVGGSGDFNRAGLVTVVALPSTAAGGDISRIVPMAPHVDHTEQDIDIVVTEHGVADLRGLGASERADAIVEVADPSFRSDLDAYRERAAEYGGHIPHDLETALEWPLERQQG, encoded by the coding sequence GTGACGACCGAGGAACGGTTCCACGGCGACGTGCCGATCCGGACCGCCGAGGAGGCGGCCGAACTCGTCCCCGAGGACGCGGTGGTCGCGACGAGCGGCTTTGGGAGCGTCGGCTACCCGAAAGCCGTCCCCGAGGCAATCGCCGCGGCGGGCGAACGTCGCGGCCTGACGATCCTGACCGGCGGGAGCGTCGGCGAGGAGATCGACACGGCACTCGTCGAATCGGGCGATCTGGTCAGACGGTTCCCGTACCTCGGCACGCCAGCCGTCCGCGAGGCGGCCAACGACGGCCGCGTCGCGTTCCACGATCGGCACGTCTCACAGCTCGGCGATGAGGTGCGCTTCGGCGGCGCGGTCGACGGTGTCGACGTCGCCATCGTCGAGGCCGTCGCGGTCGGCGAGGACTGGTTCATTCCGTCGCCGTCGATCGGCGCGACCGTCTCCTACGTCGCGGCCGCCGACGAACTCATCGTCGAGGTGAACCGCAAACAGCCGCTCGACCTCGAACGGCTCCACGACATCTACCTGCCCGGTGCGCCGCCGGACCGCGAGCCGATTCCGCTCTCGGAGCCCGGCGGCCGGATCGGCGACCCGAAGGTTCGCTTCGACCCCGACGACCTCGTCGCCGTCGTCGAGACCGATCGCCGCGACTCGACCTACGACTTCCGGGAGCCGACGGAGGTGGATCTCGCGATCGGCGCGAACTTTGGCGAGTGGCTCGAAGCCGAGGCCGAGACGAACCCGACGATGACGGAGTCGATCCGCCTGCAGTTCGGCGTCGGCGCGATGGGGAACGCGCTGATGCGCGCGCTCGGCGACCTCGACGTCGACCGCGAGCTGGTCTACTTCGGCGAGGTGATTCAGGACGGCCTCCTCGATCTGATCGACGAGGGAACGCTTCGGACCGCGTCGGCGACGACGCTCGCGCTGACGCGGGACGGGCAGGATCAGCTGTTCTCCTCAATGGACTCATACGCCGACAGCGTCGTGCTTCGGCCCGTCTGCGTCTCGAACGCCCCCGAACTTATCGGGCGCTTCGGCGTCGTCGCGGTCAACAGCGCGCTCGAAGTCGACATCTACGGGCACGCCAACTCGACGCACGTCAACGGCACGCGGGTGCTCAACGGCGTCGGCGGGAGCGGCGACTTCAACCGCGCCGGCCTCGTGACCGTGGTCGCGCTGCCCTCGACCGCTGCGGGCGGCGATATCTCGCGGATCGTCCCGATGGCCCCGCACGTCGACCACACTGAACAGGACATCGACATCGTCGTGACCGAACACGGCGTCGCCGACCTCCGAGGGCTCGGTGCGAGCGAGCGTGCCGACGCGATCGTCGAGGTCGCCGACCCCTCCTTCCGCTCGGACCTCGACGCCTACCGCGAGCGCGCCGCCGAGTACGGCGGCCACATCCCGCACGACCTGGAGACGGCGCTCGAGTGGCCGCTGGAGCGACAGCAGGGGTGA
- a CDS encoding PAS domain S-box protein — protein sequence MGFEEASSGTDADLGTFREVVESAGHSIYWTDINGTIEYVNPAFEAQTGYTAEEAVGNNANILQSGAHDDRFYQELWDTILMGDVWEGEIINERKHGDQYVANQTISPVTDESGEITRFVAVNEDITELKTYRERLGRERDRFASLLDAVPVPLVLTSFDGETPIVARTNEAFDAKFGFAEQTLAGSSLDEYIVDDADSETARDVNDRILRGDSVHREVIRRTAAGETRTFLLEATPLAGEECDEALGAYIDITEQKRAEDRLRRKNEQLAEFADVISHDLRNPLSVASGHLELAAEDCESPHFETVSHAHERMDELINDVLALAKQGRAIDELEAVDLATCVSQCWETTATADAEIRIEATGSVMADENRLRQLFSNLIRNSIEHAGSEVTIAVGVLPGGFYVADDGPGIPEDERESVFKSGYTTADDGTGFGLSIVREITVAHGWDVDVCESVDGGARFEITGVDVVTD from the coding sequence ATGGGTTTCGAGGAGGCCTCATCGGGGACTGACGCCGATCTTGGGACGTTTCGGGAGGTGGTCGAGAGCGCCGGTCACTCGATATATTGGACGGACATCAATGGGACCATCGAGTACGTCAATCCCGCCTTCGAGGCGCAGACGGGGTACACCGCTGAGGAAGCGGTCGGGAACAACGCCAACATCCTCCAGTCGGGTGCTCACGACGACCGCTTCTATCAAGAACTCTGGGATACCATCCTCATGGGCGACGTCTGGGAGGGCGAAATAATCAACGAGCGCAAACACGGCGACCAATACGTGGCCAACCAGACGATCTCGCCCGTCACCGACGAGTCCGGCGAGATCACTCGGTTCGTCGCTGTCAACGAGGACATCACCGAACTGAAGACGTATCGCGAACGGCTCGGGCGAGAGCGGGATCGGTTCGCCAGTTTGCTCGATGCCGTCCCTGTGCCGCTCGTACTCACGTCCTTCGACGGGGAGACGCCGATCGTCGCACGGACCAACGAGGCTTTCGATGCGAAGTTCGGCTTCGCCGAACAGACACTGGCCGGATCGTCGCTAGACGAATACATCGTCGATGACGCCGACTCCGAAACGGCACGCGACGTCAACGACCGAATCCTTCGAGGAGACTCGGTCCACCGAGAGGTGATCCGCCGGACCGCCGCCGGCGAAACTCGGACGTTTCTGCTCGAGGCCACGCCGCTCGCCGGCGAGGAGTGCGACGAGGCGCTCGGAGCGTACATCGACATCACCGAACAAAAACGGGCCGAAGATCGCCTCCGCCGGAAGAACGAACAGCTGGCGGAGTTCGCGGACGTCATCAGCCACGACCTTCGGAATCCGCTGAGCGTGGCGTCGGGTCATCTCGAGTTGGCGGCCGAAGACTGCGAAAGCCCACACTTCGAGACCGTTTCGCACGCGCACGAGAGGATGGACGAACTGATAAATGACGTGCTCGCGCTGGCGAAACAGGGGCGGGCGATAGACGAGCTCGAGGCGGTCGATCTCGCGACCTGCGTCTCACAGTGTTGGGAGACGACCGCCACGGCCGACGCCGAAATACGGATCGAAGCCACTGGCAGCGTCATGGCAGACGAGAACCGCCTTCGACAGCTGTTCAGCAACCTGATCCGAAATTCGATAGAACATGCCGGATCCGAAGTGACGATCGCTGTTGGGGTGCTCCCCGGCGGCTTCTACGTCGCCGACGACGGTCCTGGCATCCCTGAAGACGAACGCGAATCCGTCTTCAAATCGGGCTATACGACGGCCGACGACGGGACGGGCTTCGGCCTCTCGATCGTTCGAGAGATCACGGTGGCACACGGGTGGGACGTGGACGTGTGTGAAAGCGTCGACGGCGGCGCGCGCTTCGAGATCACCGGCGTCGACGTCGTTACCGACTAG
- a CDS encoding Lrp/AsnC family transcriptional regulator, with protein MEPDAESLALDRRLVAALCRDGRADVRDVAAAIDAVPTTVQKRVRALEERGAIDGYTAMVDYAELGYETIIFRLRVDLGAVDRVTDRLRSRSAFTTVYHTSGPESVFAIGLFENVAAIGACLRELHDDPDVCGIDTDTVVSMRRENDCPIPDSTPP; from the coding sequence ATGGAACCGGACGCGGAATCGCTCGCGCTCGATCGGCGACTCGTCGCGGCGCTGTGTCGCGACGGTCGCGCCGACGTTCGCGATGTCGCGGCGGCCATCGACGCGGTGCCGACGACGGTGCAAAAGCGAGTCCGGGCGCTCGAGGAACGCGGCGCGATCGACGGCTACACCGCCATGGTTGACTACGCGGAACTCGGCTACGAGACGATCATCTTCCGGCTTCGCGTCGATCTCGGCGCGGTGGATCGCGTGACCGATCGGCTTCGCTCGCGCTCCGCGTTCACCACGGTGTATCACACGAGCGGCCCCGAGAGCGTCTTCGCGATCGGGCTGTTCGAGAACGTGGCGGCGATCGGGGCCTGCCTCCGCGAACTGCACGACGATCCCGACGTGTGCGGGATCGACACTGACACCGTCGTTTCGATGCGTCGGGAGAACGACTGTCCGATCCCGGACTCGACGCCGCCCTAA
- a CDS encoding ammonium transporter: MIEAVPIQTGAEAIAEGVNWLWILVVTFLIFFMHAGFAMLEAGQVRSKNVANQLTKNMLTWSVGVVVFFILGAGVSGVVAVLTGSGGSYGPLSQFGAGNFGWVNWLFGAVFAMTMATIVSGAVAGRAKLRAYVTYTFLVAAVIYPVVTGLTWGGGFVASLGFHDFAGGMIVHGVGGIAGLTAAYMLGSRMGRFNDDGSVNVIPGHSMTFAVLGTLILCFGWYGFNVGTSVNVFAVEGGEVVLGAGWEIVGRVAMNTTLGMAMGALGAGAMALARTGKVDTLYVANGMLAGLVGVTGTADVLTPVGGLMLGLLAGAQLPLVFEFVEKRLKIDDVCAVFPVHGSAGALGIVLFPLWSTGGTPIGAGVVPGGILSVEASMFVPQIAGTLVITIWTVAATALVWGVFKAIGQARVSPDHERDGLDVSEHGVDTYPEFGGQDAIATDGGSVTGDDNGVIRTDGGVDERIRADGGEVSDDANRSSSDRILSDGGLPNDGEIKMVMAYIRPDKLSDVKEGLAEIGAPSLTVTNVSGRGSQPAKTGQWRGEEYSVDLHQKVKVECVVADIPAEDVAEAMCEGGKTGEPGDGKVFILPVEEAYQIRTDEVGTDAV, encoded by the coding sequence ATGATCGAAGCGGTGCCGATCCAGACCGGGGCCGAGGCGATCGCCGAGGGGGTCAACTGGCTGTGGATCCTCGTGGTGACGTTCCTCATCTTCTTCATGCACGCCGGCTTCGCGATGTTGGAGGCCGGACAGGTCCGATCGAAGAACGTCGCGAACCAGCTGACGAAGAACATGCTGACGTGGTCGGTCGGCGTCGTCGTGTTCTTCATCCTCGGTGCGGGGGTCTCCGGAGTCGTCGCGGTGTTGACCGGCTCCGGCGGCAGCTACGGGCCGCTGAGCCAGTTCGGTGCCGGTAACTTCGGTTGGGTCAACTGGCTGTTCGGTGCCGTCTTCGCGATGACGATGGCGACGATCGTCTCCGGAGCCGTCGCCGGTCGCGCGAAACTCCGCGCGTACGTCACCTACACGTTCCTCGTCGCCGCGGTCATCTACCCGGTCGTCACCGGGCTGACGTGGGGCGGCGGTTTCGTCGCCAGCCTCGGATTCCACGACTTCGCGGGCGGCATGATCGTCCACGGCGTCGGTGGGATCGCGGGCTTAACTGCGGCGTACATGCTCGGCTCGCGCATGGGTCGGTTCAACGACGACGGCTCCGTGAACGTCATCCCCGGTCACTCGATGACGTTCGCCGTCCTCGGAACGCTCATCCTGTGTTTCGGCTGGTACGGATTCAATGTCGGCACCTCGGTAAACGTCTTCGCGGTCGAGGGCGGCGAGGTCGTCCTCGGGGCCGGCTGGGAGATCGTCGGTCGCGTCGCGATGAACACCACGCTCGGCATGGCGATGGGCGCGCTCGGTGCCGGTGCGATGGCGCTCGCCCGAACCGGGAAGGTCGACACGCTGTACGTCGCCAACGGCATGCTCGCGGGCCTCGTCGGCGTGACGGGCACGGCGGACGTGCTCACCCCGGTGGGCGGACTCATGCTCGGCCTCCTCGCCGGAGCCCAGCTCCCGCTCGTCTTCGAGTTCGTCGAGAAGAGACTCAAGATCGACGACGTCTGTGCGGTCTTCCCGGTCCACGGGAGCGCCGGCGCGCTCGGTATCGTCCTCTTCCCGCTGTGGTCGACCGGCGGGACGCCCATCGGGGCGGGCGTCGTCCCCGGCGGCATCCTGAGCGTCGAAGCGTCGATGTTCGTCCCGCAGATCGCCGGCACGCTCGTCATCACGATCTGGACGGTCGCTGCGACGGCGCTCGTCTGGGGCGTGTTCAAGGCGATCGGCCAGGCGCGCGTCTCGCCCGACCACGAACGCGACGGGCTCGACGTTTCGGAACACGGCGTCGACACCTACCCCGAGTTCGGCGGCCAGGACGCGATCGCGACCGACGGCGGTAGCGTCACCGGCGACGACAACGGCGTCATCCGCACCGACGGTGGCGTCGACGAACGCATCCGCGCGGATGGCGGTGAGGTGAGCGACGACGCGAATCGATCCTCGTCGGACAGGATCCTATCCGACGGCGGACTGCCGAACGACGGCGAAATCAAGATGGTTATGGCGTACATCCGCCCCGACAAGCTCTCGGATGTGAAGGAGGGCCTCGCCGAGATCGGCGCCCCCTCGCTCACCGTCACGAACGTCTCCGGCCGCGGCTCCCAGCCGGCGAAGACCGGCCAGTGGCGCGGCGAGGAGTACAGCGTCGACCTCCACCAGAAGGTCAAAGTCGAGTGCGTCGTCGCCGACATCCCGGCCGAGGACGTCGCCGAGGCGATGTGCGAGGGCGGCAAGACCGGCGAACCCGGTGACGGCAAGGTGTTCATCCTGCCGGTCGAGGAGGCGTACCAGATCCGAACGGACGAGGTCGGCACCGACGCGGTCTGA